In Natronoarchaeum philippinense, a single window of DNA contains:
- a CDS encoding IS5 family transposase has protein sequence MEALPKSRLLRFVEQAMHLARRVVARYSSRFSKRRYTLHQHIVLLCLKVRKNTTYRTFLDELIEMPRIRKAIDLDELPSPSTLCKAFNRLDMAVWRVLINLSITPLPTTGVVGIDASGFDRSHASKHYTKRTKLTIQQLKVTLLVDTRANAILDLHVTTTRKHDSRIAPSLIKRNAGNVTILLGDKGYDRKVRAVARDAGVRPLIKHREFSPLHKAWNARLDADLYGQRSQNETVNSSLKRRYGAFVRSRHWWKQFRELVVGCLTHNIDKSL, from the coding sequence ATGGAAGCCCTCCCAAAATCACGGTTGCTCCGGTTCGTTGAGCAAGCGATGCACTTGGCACGCCGAGTTGTCGCCCGCTACTCATCGAGGTTCTCCAAACGCCGGTACACACTCCACCAGCACATCGTCTTGCTCTGTCTTAAGGTGCGGAAGAATACGACCTACAGGACATTCCTCGACGAACTCATCGAGATGCCCCGTATTCGGAAAGCCATCGATCTGGACGAACTCCCGTCACCCTCAACGTTGTGTAAAGCGTTCAACCGGCTCGATATGGCAGTCTGGCGTGTCCTGATCAACCTCTCGATCACGCCTCTCCCGACTACCGGTGTCGTCGGGATCGACGCGTCCGGCTTCGACCGCAGTCACGCCTCGAAACACTACACGAAGCGGACGAAGCTGACGATTCAGCAGTTGAAAGTAACACTGCTCGTGGACACGAGAGCGAATGCTATCCTCGATCTCCACGTGACGACGACCAGAAAACATGACTCGCGGATCGCACCGTCGCTTATCAAGCGGAATGCCGGGAATGTGACAATTCTCCTCGGTGATAAGGGATACGACCGGAAGGTCCGCGCAGTAGCCCGCGACGCTGGTGTTCGTCCTCTCATCAAGCACCGAGAATTTTCGCCGCTCCACAAGGCGTGGAATGCTCGGCTGGACGCCGACCTGTATGGCCAACGGAGTCAGAACGAGACAGTGAACTCCAGTCTCAAACGGAGATATGGCGCATTCGTCCGCTCACGACACTGGTGGAAGCAGTTCCGTGAACTCGTTGTCGGCTGTCTCACTCACAACATCGACAAGTCACTCTGA
- a CDS encoding 2,3-butanediol dehydrogenase, translating to MQAATYHGRKDIRVEEVTEGAVGPDDVRIDITACGICGSDLHEYTAGPIFVPEGDPHPVSEEVAPIRMGHEYSGTISEVGDAVTDLAVGDAVAVNPILYCGECRQCREGNYHICDSIGFIGLSGGNGGFAESAVVDAEHAVPLGDDVPVEHGALVEPLSVGLHAVRRSGLQAGDAVAVFGSGPIGLAVIQCARVAGAGAIFVSEPRDARRERAADCGATELIDPSATDPVEYIHSHTGGGADISFEVAGVEPSFNAAVESTAPSGRTTIVSIWEEEVSTHPNDLVLGERTVTGTLAYLGGPRSDEEYGMVIDMLADGRLDPDPFITGRIDLDEIVANGFDRLIDPESDHVKILVKPEEE from the coding sequence ATGCAAGCAGCCACATATCACGGCCGAAAAGACATCCGCGTCGAAGAGGTCACAGAAGGGGCAGTCGGACCAGATGACGTTCGAATCGACATCACTGCCTGCGGCATCTGTGGATCAGACCTCCACGAATACACCGCCGGGCCGATTTTCGTTCCGGAGGGCGACCCGCACCCAGTATCCGAGGAAGTCGCACCGATCAGGATGGGCCACGAGTACAGCGGCACCATCTCGGAAGTCGGCGACGCAGTGACCGACCTCGCTGTCGGTGACGCAGTTGCGGTCAACCCCATCCTCTACTGCGGGGAGTGTCGGCAGTGCCGAGAGGGAAACTACCACATCTGTGATTCGATCGGGTTCATCGGACTCTCCGGCGGGAACGGCGGCTTCGCCGAGAGTGCGGTCGTCGACGCAGAGCACGCTGTCCCGCTCGGGGACGACGTCCCCGTCGAACACGGCGCGCTGGTCGAGCCACTCAGCGTTGGACTGCACGCGGTGCGCCGGTCCGGACTCCAAGCCGGCGATGCCGTCGCCGTGTTCGGGAGTGGGCCGATCGGCCTCGCGGTGATCCAGTGTGCGCGCGTGGCCGGTGCGGGAGCGATTTTCGTCTCCGAACCGCGCGACGCTAGGCGCGAACGCGCCGCGGACTGTGGCGCCACGGAACTGATCGACCCGTCGGCGACCGACCCCGTCGAGTACATCCACTCGCACACGGGCGGTGGCGCCGACATCTCCTTCGAGGTCGCCGGCGTCGAACCCTCGTTCAATGCGGCCGTCGAGAGCACGGCTCCGAGCGGCCGTACGACGATCGTGAGCATCTGGGAAGAAGAGGTCAGTACGCACCCGAACGACCTCGTCCTCGGCGAACGGACCGTAACCGGGACGCTCGCCTATCTCGGTGGCCCGCGGTCCGACGAAGAGTACGGAATGGTGATCGACATGCTCGCCGATGGCCGCCTCGATCCGGACCCGTTCATCACTGGCCGAATCGATCTCGACGAGATCGTCGCCAATGGGTTCGACCGACTCATCGATCCCGAAAGCGACCACGTCAAAATCCTCGTCAAACCCGAGGAAGAATAA
- a CDS encoding phospholipase D family protein has protein sequence MVEQAVFDNRFTERLVVEAVRRLFDADGTVYLATGYLTWSGYLAIRDKILEFLARSPDNRVVIVVSTGADQFSRLVATALWNLDFDDRIRLLTYRDGFVHPKLYLRDGPDPALVMGSANLTWDGLGKNLELAWYYEPDDPADPVFQSHLEWMLRFVTACDRVTPADLKRYVRLRKTIDTWTSKGRINLSTMLRRAVPFGRRSSSFEAPLSFDDEQ, from the coding sequence ATGGTCGAGCAGGCGGTGTTCGACAACCGATTCACCGAACGGCTGGTCGTGGAGGCTGTCCGCCGGCTGTTCGACGCAGACGGGACCGTGTACCTCGCCACTGGGTATCTCACGTGGTCGGGCTATCTCGCCATCCGGGACAAAATTCTGGAATTTCTCGCACGGTCGCCCGACAACCGCGTCGTCATCGTCGTTTCGACGGGGGCGGATCAGTTCTCCCGTCTGGTAGCGACCGCACTCTGGAACCTCGATTTCGACGACCGAATCCGGCTGCTCACGTACCGCGACGGCTTCGTCCACCCGAAGCTGTACCTGCGCGACGGGCCCGACCCCGCACTCGTCATGGGCTCTGCCAATCTCACGTGGGACGGCCTCGGGAAGAACCTCGAACTGGCGTGGTATTACGAACCGGACGATCCGGCTGATCCGGTTTTCCAGTCGCATCTCGAATGGATGCTCCGCTTTGTCACCGCGTGCGATCGGGTCACGCCGGCCGATCTCAAGCGGTACGTCCGCCTGCGCAAAACGATCGACACGTGGACGTCCAAAGGCCGAATCAACCTCTCGACGATGCTGCGGAGAGCAGTTCCGTTCGGCCGTCGGAGTTCGTCGTTCGAGGCGCCGCTGTCGTTCGATGACGAGCAGTGA
- a CDS encoding SulP family inorganic anion transporter yields the protein MPTDPLKERISRRLSSVLPVLEWLPRYDASWLRLDVIAGITVAASVIPEGLAYASLANLPPETGLYAGLMAVVAYLLFGTSRQLIVGPTSALAILLASSVGAVASGATASYASLVIVTTLLVGVIAVIAWAFRLGFLVHFISDSVLTGFSAGAALYIMSTQLGKLFGIEGGAGPFYERLWYVGTRLGEANPETLAVGVAGIALLVLGERYLPRFPNALVVVVLSIVLVSVTNLQARGVAVVGSIPSGLPALTVPAIPNVSTLGSLVPVAAALFLLSYVEGIGVVETFARRHGDDPDANQELLADGVANLAAGVGGGFVVGGSMSRSALNDAVGGKTQLTNAVVALVLVAVLLFLTGVFTSLPETILAAVVIVAVTGLIDVPALRELYHVSKSEFAVAMAALLGVLTVGMLWGVFVGVGLSLLVVIARVSSPTTHELGRIDGTDHFVALDLYPAATTSPDVFVYRVEAELFYANAETVRTDLLDRLGSRDAEVELVVFDLTSSPSVDFGAAQMLETLQQNLDARGTDLRFAGADAEVVQLFETTGLAARVGGVSSEESVDGVIDRWRAERSS from the coding sequence GTGCCAACAGATCCCCTCAAAGAGCGCATCAGCCGACGACTGTCCTCGGTGCTCCCGGTGCTGGAGTGGCTTCCACGCTACGACGCGTCGTGGCTTCGGCTGGACGTTATCGCGGGGATCACCGTTGCTGCGTCGGTTATTCCGGAGGGGCTGGCGTACGCGTCGCTGGCGAACCTGCCGCCGGAGACCGGTCTGTACGCCGGACTGATGGCAGTCGTCGCGTACCTGTTGTTCGGCACTTCTCGACAACTCATCGTCGGACCGACCTCGGCGCTGGCGATTTTGCTCGCAAGCAGCGTCGGCGCGGTCGCCAGTGGCGCCACCGCCTCGTACGCGTCGCTCGTCATCGTGACGACACTGCTCGTTGGCGTCATCGCAGTCATCGCGTGGGCGTTTCGGCTTGGATTTCTCGTCCACTTCATCTCGGACTCCGTGCTCACGGGGTTTTCCGCCGGCGCGGCGCTGTACATCATGTCGACGCAACTCGGGAAGTTGTTCGGTATCGAGGGCGGGGCGGGGCCGTTCTACGAGCGACTGTGGTACGTCGGAACTCGTCTCGGTGAGGCGAACCCCGAAACGCTGGCCGTCGGCGTCGCCGGCATCGCGTTGCTCGTCCTCGGAGAACGGTACCTGCCGCGGTTCCCCAACGCGCTCGTCGTCGTGGTGCTCTCGATCGTGCTCGTGTCCGTGACGAATCTGCAGGCCCGCGGCGTCGCCGTCGTCGGCTCGATTCCGAGCGGGCTCCCCGCGCTGACTGTCCCGGCGATTCCCAACGTCTCGACGCTCGGATCGCTGGTCCCCGTCGCCGCCGCGCTGTTCCTGCTCTCGTACGTCGAAGGGATCGGCGTCGTCGAGACGTTCGCTCGACGCCACGGCGACGACCCCGACGCGAATCAGGAGCTGCTGGCCGACGGCGTCGCCAACCTCGCCGCCGGCGTCGGTGGCGGGTTCGTCGTCGGCGGCAGTATGTCCCGGTCGGCGCTCAACGACGCCGTCGGCGGCAAGACCCAGCTCACGAACGCCGTCGTCGCGCTCGTGCTCGTCGCCGTTTTGCTCTTTCTCACCGGCGTGTTTACGTCGCTCCCGGAGACGATTCTCGCAGCAGTCGTCATCGTCGCCGTCACGGGCCTGATCGACGTGCCCGCGCTCCGCGAGCTCTACCACGTGAGCAAGAGCGAGTTCGCAGTTGCGATGGCTGCCCTGCTCGGCGTCCTCACGGTCGGGATGCTCTGGGGCGTCTTCGTCGGCGTGGGACTCTCGTTGCTCGTCGTGATCGCCCGGGTCAGCAGTCCGACGACGCACGAACTCGGCCGGATCGACGGAACGGACCACTTCGTCGCTCTCGACCTGTATCCCGCGGCGACGACCAGCCCGGACGTGTTCGTCTACCGCGTCGAGGCCGAACTGTTCTACGCGAACGCGGAGACGGTTCGGACCGACCTCCTCGATCGGCTTGGGAGTCGTGACGCCGAGGTCGAACTGGTCGTCTTCGATCTCACCTCGTCGCCGTCGGTCGACTTCGGCGCCGCACAGATGCTCGAAACACTCCAGCAGAATCTCGACGCCCGCGGGACTGACCTCCGGTTTGCGGGTGCGGACGCCGAAGTCGTCCAGCTGTTCGAGACAACCGGGCTTGCGGCGCGAGTGGGCGGCGTCAGTTCCGAGGAATCGGTCGACGGCGTCATTGATCGCTGGCGAGCGGAGCGATCGTCCTAG
- a CDS encoding DUF373 family protein codes for MLLVLCVDLDDDLGRKTPVGSPVIGEEPVREAAVALATADPEDSDVNVLFKGLHIADQIDDETVEVAAVTGTDGSDVAANREVGEEVDTVLASLSTSEEVRALVVTDGAQDESVIPVIRSRVTVDGVRRVVVRQAQDLESMYYTIKQVLNDPETRGTLLVPIGILLMMYPLSVLASYFELPGLVLGTTSALLGLYLLSRGLGLSESIDRWAEQARRGLYAGRATLITYLVASVLLVIGGVSGVEQLESVESARPATLGAVEVAAALVYGAIQWFAAAGLTTSLGQITDEYLADRLRWRYLNAPFYVLSIAVVLHAVGAYVLGVADMSYLAAALTGGTLLGIASTLTFAIAESRFPRDAEVAS; via the coding sequence ATGCTGCTGGTGCTGTGTGTCGACCTCGACGACGACTTGGGTCGGAAGACCCCGGTCGGATCGCCCGTGATCGGCGAGGAGCCGGTGCGGGAAGCCGCCGTCGCGCTGGCGACCGCCGATCCCGAAGACAGCGACGTGAACGTGCTGTTCAAGGGGCTGCATATCGCCGACCAGATCGACGACGAAACCGTCGAAGTCGCCGCAGTCACCGGCACCGACGGCAGCGACGTTGCGGCCAACCGCGAGGTCGGCGAGGAGGTCGACACCGTCTTGGCGAGCCTCTCGACCAGCGAGGAGGTCAGGGCGCTGGTCGTCACCGACGGCGCCCAAGACGAGAGCGTGATCCCGGTGATCCGATCGCGCGTGACTGTCGACGGCGTCCGGCGCGTCGTCGTCCGGCAGGCCCAGGATCTCGAGTCGATGTACTACACGATCAAGCAGGTGCTCAACGACCCCGAGACCCGCGGGACGTTGCTGGTGCCGATCGGCATCCTGTTGATGATGTACCCGCTGTCGGTGCTGGCGAGCTACTTCGAGCTGCCGGGGCTCGTTCTCGGGACGACCTCGGCGCTGCTGGGGCTGTATCTGCTCTCCCGCGGCTTGGGACTGAGCGAGTCGATCGACCGCTGGGCCGAGCAGGCCCGCCGCGGACTCTACGCCGGGCGCGCGACGTTGATCACGTACCTCGTCGCAAGCGTCCTGCTGGTGATCGGCGGCGTCAGCGGCGTCGAACAGTTAGAATCCGTCGAGTCCGCGCGGCCGGCCACGCTGGGCGCCGTCGAGGTTGCCGCGGCGCTGGTCTACGGCGCCATCCAGTGGTTCGCAGCCGCCGGGCTGACGACCAGCCTCGGCCAGATCACCGACGAGTACCTCGCGGATCGCCTGCGCTGGCGCTATCTCAACGCCCCCTTCTACGTGCTCTCGATCGCGGTCGTGCTGCACGCCGTCGGCGCGTACGTGCTCGGCGTCGCCGATATGTCCTATCTCGCGGCCGCGCTGACCGGCGGGACGCTGCTTGGCATCGCCAGCACGCTCACCTTCGCCATCGCCGAGTCGCGGTTCCCGCGGGACGCCGAAGTGGCGTCTTGA
- a CDS encoding polyprenyl synthetase family protein, producing MEFLEHRRTLVEDRLEAVIEGVEPSELADEVGHVALSGGKRVRPIVTMLACEAAGGDAEDAVDFGVGIELVHNASLVVDDVIDQSEVRRGVDSAWTAFGYGPAIIASDGLLGEAFELFSSEPRAMQAATEAMIELGEGEATELVAIPSNEDEYMQLARRKTGALFRAAAELGAIAADADPFAVEAFGEYAERVGVAFQIRDDVLDATADADELGKPTGQDAEMGRPSVVQVTQLTTEEANAKAREEADRALAALERTDAADTEAGEYLRDLAEFVVVRER from the coding sequence ATGGAGTTTCTGGAGCACCGGCGGACGCTCGTCGAGGATCGGCTCGAAGCCGTGATCGAGGGCGTCGAGCCGTCGGAGCTTGCCGACGAGGTCGGTCACGTCGCGCTGTCGGGGGGCAAGCGCGTCCGGCCGATCGTGACGATGCTGGCCTGCGAGGCGGCGGGCGGCGACGCCGAGGACGCGGTCGATTTCGGCGTCGGCATCGAACTGGTACACAACGCGTCGCTGGTCGTCGACGACGTGATCGACCAATCGGAGGTGCGCCGCGGCGTCGACAGCGCGTGGACCGCCTTCGGCTACGGCCCGGCGATCATCGCCAGCGACGGCCTGCTCGGCGAGGCGTTCGAGCTGTTTTCCTCGGAGCCACGGGCCATGCAGGCCGCGACCGAAGCGATGATCGAACTCGGCGAAGGCGAGGCGACCGAACTGGTTGCGATCCCCTCGAACGAGGACGAGTACATGCAGCTGGCGCGCCGGAAGACGGGCGCATTGTTCCGCGCGGCCGCCGAACTCGGCGCCATCGCCGCCGATGCCGACCCCTTCGCGGTCGAGGCCTTCGGCGAGTACGCAGAGCGCGTCGGCGTCGCCTTCCAGATCCGCGACGACGTGCTAGACGCCACCGCTGACGCCGACGAACTGGGCAAACCGACCGGCCAAGACGCCGAAATGGGTCGGCCCTCGGTCGTGCAGGTGACCCAGCTCACCACCGAGGAAGCCAACGCCAAGGCCCGCGAGGAAGCCGACCGGGCGCTCGCGGCGCTCGAACGGACCGACGCCGCAGACACCGAGGCCGGCGAGTACCTGCGGGATCTCGCCGAGTTCGTGGTCGTTCGTGAACGGTGA
- a CDS encoding nicotinate phosphoribosyltransferase — protein MSGPFDTVSDEAIREGTATDAYFQRTERTLEYAGENPRVVAEVTVDQFPTGEFDVLAGVKDVAHLLEGRAVDVDAIPEGRLFDGGPVMRIEGPYLEFARLETSLLGFLSQASAFATRALSARRAAPDSQVLSFGARHVHPAITPLVERAGLLAGMDGISHVAAGEVLGREAGGTMPHALMLVFGKGEQEAAWRAFDDAVDADVPRVALCDTFTDEVDETLRAAAELGDDLDSVRIDTTGSRRGDFRHIVREVRWELDAIGREDVDIFVSGGITPDAMIELRDVVDGFGVGSYVTNADPLDFALDIVSIEGESISKRGKLSGVKDVYRTPDGGHHVGLADREAPEGAEKLFEPLVRDGEIVREFGLDAAAARLRADVEAVEFE, from the coding sequence ATGAGCGGCCCATTCGATACGGTGTCCGACGAGGCGATCAGGGAGGGGACCGCGACCGACGCGTACTTCCAGCGGACCGAGCGCACGCTCGAGTACGCCGGCGAGAACCCCCGCGTCGTCGCCGAGGTGACGGTCGATCAGTTCCCGACCGGCGAGTTCGACGTTCTCGCGGGGGTCAAAGACGTCGCGCACCTGCTCGAGGGCCGCGCCGTGGATGTCGACGCGATCCCCGAAGGCCGGCTGTTCGACGGCGGCCCGGTAATGCGTATCGAGGGACCGTATCTGGAGTTCGCGCGCCTCGAAACCTCGCTGCTTGGCTTTCTCTCGCAGGCGAGCGCGTTCGCAACGCGGGCGCTGTCGGCGCGACGCGCTGCCCCCGACTCACAGGTACTCTCGTTCGGCGCTCGGCACGTCCACCCCGCGATCACGCCGCTGGTCGAACGCGCCGGTCTCCTCGCGGGCATGGACGGGATCTCTCACGTCGCTGCAGGCGAGGTGCTGGGCCGAGAGGCCGGCGGGACGATGCCCCACGCGCTCATGCTGGTCTTCGGAAAAGGCGAGCAGGAAGCCGCGTGGCGAGCATTCGACGACGCCGTCGACGCCGACGTGCCCCGCGTCGCGCTCTGTGACACGTTCACCGACGAGGTCGACGAGACGCTCCGGGCCGCCGCGGAGCTGGGCGACGACCTCGACAGCGTCCGCATCGACACGACGGGCTCGCGCCGCGGCGACTTTCGCCACATCGTCCGCGAGGTGCGCTGGGAGCTAGACGCCATCGGACGCGAGGACGTCGACATCTTCGTCAGCGGCGGCATCACGCCCGACGCCATGATCGAGTTGCGCGATGTCGTCGACGGCTTCGGCGTCGGGAGCTACGTGACAAACGCCGATCCGCTGGACTTCGCGCTCGATATCGTCTCGATCGAGGGCGAGTCAATCTCCAAGCGCGGGAAGCTCTCGGGCGTCAAAGACGTGTATCGGACGCCCGACGGCGGACACCACGTCGGGTTGGCCGACCGTGAGGCTCCAGAGGGTGCGGAAAAACTGTTCGAGCCGCTGGTACGCGATGGAGAGATCGTCCGAGAATTTGGTCTCGACGCCGCGGCGGCGCGGCTCCGAGCGGACGTAGAGGCCGTCGAGTTCGAGTAA
- a CDS encoding pyridoxamine 5'-phosphate oxidase family protein, with translation MEALRWTKLPDDDIDEFLGDGGTGVISFATGDDDPPFTVPVSYGYYDDERRFYFRLSAPDEGTKAEFLDQPVAFVVHDRVDGRWHSVVATGRLDDLGDAPYDSTRVQGLWAVEIPNVEIFDRPRSDVSFRDFMLDPEILSGRREFQEQ, from the coding sequence ATGGAGGCGCTCCGCTGGACGAAGCTTCCCGACGACGACATCGACGAGTTCCTCGGCGACGGGGGGACCGGCGTCATCTCCTTTGCGACGGGAGACGACGATCCGCCGTTTACCGTGCCGGTGTCGTACGGCTACTACGACGACGAACGCCGGTTTTACTTCCGGCTCTCGGCACCCGACGAAGGCACCAAGGCCGAGTTTCTGGACCAGCCGGTCGCCTTCGTCGTCCACGACCGGGTCGACGGTCGCTGGCATAGCGTCGTCGCAACCGGCCGCCTCGACGACCTCGGAGATGCGCCGTACGATTCGACGCGCGTCCAAGGACTGTGGGCGGTCGAGATTCCCAACGTCGAGATATTCGATCGGCCGCGGTCGGACGTGTCGTTTCGGGATTTCATGCTCGATCCCGAGATACTATCGGGACGGCGGGAGTTTCAAGAACAGTAA
- a CDS encoding DUF4870 domain-containing protein: MATSGPESNFENTTTVGTLVHLIGLFFGFVGTGLVYLFSDDEFTKQNAKNAFNWQVIFVVAFGALVLVAFFDTFFSALITIIGIISLFILDLVLCVWATIKAKRGTTWKYPFVPDIV; this comes from the coding sequence ATGGCGACGTCAGGCCCTGAATCAAATTTCGAGAACACAACGACGGTAGGAACGTTAGTTCATCTAATCGGTCTGTTCTTCGGATTTGTCGGAACTGGATTGGTGTATCTTTTCTCGGACGACGAATTCACGAAGCAGAATGCGAAGAACGCGTTTAATTGGCAGGTTATTTTCGTCGTAGCTTTCGGGGCGTTGGTGCTCGTCGCATTCTTTGATACGTTTTTCAGCGCCCTGATTACAATCATCGGTATCATCTCGCTGTTCATCCTTGATCTCGTACTCTGCGTATGGGCAACTATCAAGGCGAAGCGTGGAACCACCTGGAAGTACCCCTTCGTCCCTGATATCGTCTGA
- a CDS encoding NosD domain-containing protein, with protein MSDDGTSGDHSIARRSYLGGAGAALGGLAAGVGAVSAGDDENSEKDKHKKKKVIDKCGTTITEPGYYVLKDDLAHKLKHGRACIEIKANDVTLDGKGNTIYNRSILGSQLPVQNVQRPDCDPYTLGTSGVVVRPPKKGKAKKKKKEKGHGPSNVTVKNLSVVGFWTGIALYRSTGNVVKNTKAKFNLVGYYVFKAHKNTLKKNIAAKNVYGYYLLDAAHNTFKKNVGVYNGLGVFLDRHATGSDKNTFVRNRVYRSFEDGFAVSGSEANAFEDNLAKENGNNGFVLEDAPGNEFTENRAKKNDDDGFDLNDSNENTLKDNRAKKNGDDGFDLDSADENTLVGNIAVKNGWDEEDGDGFDIEESDENHLKENVAKYNRDDGFELDNSHANTLKNNTAKKNGEDGFDFIDSDENLIKGNLAKKNDDEGFDFDYAHANVVSKNTAKNNDETGFRLFESCFNKGAGNSAKGNDETVQIIGGKGNRIEINGTVYTNNNAPGNGPENATPTADEQPLADDVEALADEEYEAQIRAILDSENRFQAPADGTESADGEQDD; from the coding sequence ATGTCCGATGATGGCACCAGCGGCGATCACAGCATCGCCCGACGGTCGTATCTCGGCGGCGCGGGCGCCGCACTCGGCGGGCTCGCCGCCGGCGTCGGTGCGGTGAGCGCCGGCGACGACGAGAACAGTGAGAAAGACAAGCACAAAAAGAAAAAAGTGATCGACAAGTGCGGGACGACGATCACCGAACCCGGCTACTACGTCCTCAAAGACGATCTCGCGCACAAGCTCAAGCACGGACGGGCCTGTATCGAGATCAAAGCGAACGACGTGACCCTCGACGGGAAGGGGAACACGATCTACAACCGGAGCATCCTCGGCTCGCAGCTGCCCGTCCAGAACGTCCAGCGCCCCGACTGCGACCCCTACACGCTGGGGACCTCGGGCGTCGTGGTGCGCCCGCCCAAGAAGGGTAAGGCCAAGAAAAAGAAGAAAGAGAAAGGTCACGGCCCGTCGAACGTCACGGTCAAGAACCTCTCCGTGGTCGGCTTTTGGACCGGCATCGCGCTCTATCGGAGCACGGGTAACGTCGTCAAGAACACGAAGGCGAAGTTCAACCTCGTCGGCTACTACGTGTTCAAAGCCCACAAAAACACCCTCAAGAAAAACATCGCGGCGAAGAACGTCTACGGCTACTACCTGCTCGACGCGGCCCACAACACGTTCAAAAAGAACGTCGGCGTGTACAACGGCCTCGGCGTCTTCCTCGATCGTCACGCCACGGGATCGGACAAAAACACCTTCGTTCGGAATCGCGTGTACAGGAGCTTCGAGGACGGCTTCGCCGTCAGTGGCTCCGAGGCGAACGCGTTCGAGGACAACCTCGCCAAAGAAAACGGTAACAACGGCTTCGTTCTCGAGGATGCACCGGGGAACGAGTTCACCGAAAACCGAGCGAAAAAGAACGACGACGACGGGTTCGATCTGAACGACTCGAACGAAAACACGCTCAAGGACAACCGAGCGAAGAAAAACGGCGACGACGGGTTCGACTTGGATAGCGCGGACGAGAACACGCTCGTCGGGAACATCGCCGTCAAGAACGGTTGGGACGAAGAAGACGGCGACGGGTTCGACATCGAAGAGTCGGACGAGAACCACCTCAAAGAGAACGTCGCCAAGTACAACCGAGACGACGGGTTCGAGCTGGACAACTCGCACGCGAACACCTTGAAAAACAACACTGCGAAGAAAAACGGCGAGGACGGCTTCGACTTCATCGACTCGGACGAGAACCTGATCAAGGGGAACCTCGCCAAGAAAAACGACGACGAAGGGTTCGACTTCGACTACGCTCACGCAAACGTCGTCTCGAAAAACACCGCCAAAAACAACGACGAGACCGGCTTCCGGCTGTTCGAGTCCTGCTTCAACAAGGGCGCCGGCAACAGCGCCAAGGGCAACGACGAAACAGTCCAGATCATCGGCGGCAAGGGCAACCGGATCGAGATCAACGGGACCGTCTACACCAACAACAACGCACCCGGAAACGGCCCCGAGAACGCGACGCCGACCGCCGACGAACAGCCCCTCGCCGACGATGTCGAGGCACTGGCCGACGAAGAGTACGAAGCGCAGATTCGGGCGATCCTCGACAGCGAGAACCGGTTCCAAGCGCCCGCGGACGGTACCGAGAGCGCTGACGGCGAGCAAGACGACTAA
- a CDS encoding TIGR00296 family protein translates to MSEVQSVTLSYEDGARAVELAREAVESYVQNGSREQPGSMREAFYERTGAYVRLQSTRGRGSLRGCAGNHQGGDQLGHVIVDAAIRAASDDSCGSEVRPAELSNITVSVCAVTNLLLTDDPIEDIELGRHGVVVDAGNETGWLYPTVPVENNWSAEEYLGRTCRKAGLPPQAWQREDVMVTLFEGQTFREREPEGSVEQLKLD, encoded by the coding sequence ATGTCCGAGGTACAGAGCGTCACCCTCTCTTACGAGGATGGCGCACGGGCTGTCGAGCTTGCCCGTGAGGCCGTCGAATCGTACGTTCAGAACGGGTCCCGAGAACAACCAGGTAGCATGCGGGAGGCGTTCTACGAGCGCACAGGCGCCTATGTACGCCTCCAGTCCACACGAGGCCGCGGCAGCCTGCGCGGCTGTGCGGGCAACCATCAGGGCGGCGACCAACTCGGCCACGTCATCGTCGACGCCGCGATCCGGGCGGCAAGCGATGATTCCTGTGGTTCGGAGGTACGACCGGCCGAGCTGTCGAACATCACGGTCTCGGTCTGTGCGGTGACGAACCTCCTTCTGACGGACGATCCGATCGAAGACATCGAACTTGGCCGCCACGGCGTCGTCGTCGATGCCGGCAACGAGACGGGCTGGCTCTACCCGACGGTGCCCGTCGAGAACAACTGGTCCGCCGAGGAGTATCTGGGCCGAACCTGCCGCAAGGCGGGACTGCCGCCGCAGGCGTGGCAGCGCGAGGATGTCATGGTCACGCTGTTCGAGGGCCAGACGTTCCGCGAGCGCGAGCCGGAAGGCAGCGTCGAGCAGTTGAAGCTCGACTAG